The following coding sequences are from one Arthrobacter crystallopoietes window:
- a CDS encoding peroxidase family protein: MATGSAVVLSGVMVPGQAAAAPPPGQDFNVTTGDLEFIIKQIDISEAHAEDTILEDEDSSPLCQTGATFNIAEQTHYDVDGDPCVGSPTLPFGLRTVDGRWNNLMPGQDGYGTSGKDFPRLLPADFKDADPIPGGGAPGGAPGTPTSYKSTDGEFVYDAEPRIISNLVVDQTTDNPAAVAASERIEGSGLVDGTAFSRTYGTTLFDTSAAISKANYNPSVPVVYIARADDYSDALAAGPAATASGGPLLLVNSNSIPASIRTQLARLQPQRIVVVGGDVAVTATVATTLQQFTAGAVTRQAGTTRYDTAAAISRANHPDGASKVFIATGLNFPDALAAAAPAARDGNPVLLVTRDGIPAATATELDRLNPSEIVVLGGPRAVSEPVFNELNGRDGATVTRIGGTTLYDTAAMISAEHYAPGVDTVYLTTGENFPDALSGSPAAGKQGAPILLVPRSGSVPASVAAELQRLKAKRAIILGGPLAVSAGVEDELAGLVGGSEMFIPDIATDEGLSASVTSFFTFFGQFFDHGLDQVSKGGNGTIVVPLQPDDPLYEEGSRTNFLTLSRATIGEDGSQEHINRTTPFVDQNQTYTSHPSHQAFLREYVAGENGPEVTGKLLNGAGGEGVATWNDVKNQARTVLGINLTDMDVLNVPMLRMDPYGHFVPGPNGYPQLVLEDGTMIEGDPANGGVAVPENVIRVNQAFLDDIAHGATPNPPSGYDAELLGSHFATGDGRGNENIALTAVHHVFHSEHNRVMEQIDDFLQNEAPAELRDRYMAEDGIWDYGERLFQAARFFTEMQYQHLVFEEFARRIQPNIDPTTLNENSYMPDVDPAIVAEFAHVVYRFGHSLLTEDIRREVNGEMEDIPLFDGFLNPQGYLTAPDGTALSPNEAAGSIIRGTTHQTANAIDEFVTDTLRNQLLGLPLDLVTINMLRARETGVPSLQVARQTFYEDSRHPELAPYTSWEDFRLAMKNPESILNFVAAYGIHPSLDVDTLDSKRAAAALLIEDEAFMTAPAAETGVNDIDFWMGGLAEKPFVFGGMLGTTFNVVFEQQLENLQNGDRFYYLTRNLGNSLFHTLEANSFSQLILRNTAADKLPHDVFAAAQATFDLSEPAVDLAAAGLQELDGWSRFTGGEHTTMQGTDSNDSLRGGIGDDSFWGRAGNDRIEGDDGADALMGGDGDDILTDLNGDDRLQGEAGNDALAGGPGVADLLFGGSGQDFILGGNDNSTVFGGLGNDFILGSTGPDNLRGDEGDDWIEGGPGGSDLLVGDLSNTMMNDPALWHGGHDVLNGGSGNADHDAEGGDDIMVAGTGTERFGGMLGFDWVTFKDNRFPARVDMDRLQIVPEVESGIRDRYLGVEAVAGWNSNDVIRGSQSEDDLVAPEIGTLGYGHRLTQEHLDRIAGLRDLLGGGELPEYALPFLDGQPTTPDDFNNNILLAGAGSDLVEPRLGRNFVDGDAWLDVNVVWRPADGAVAERAKSISAFSERIFNRTISPVDLFIERSVVGADANQADATDTIVYAETRDEFEIEQLSDGVIRVTSVANPGIRQDILRNVEQLQFSDETVDVSDGVEAPVELPAGTVNLNVGDLVEGQTVNATAEIPDPEVTDLRFELQIVDPGTGEAATTQDGTTGNFLLGEAEVGFTVQVVVTYTGGDGTPVQLVSEPTVNEVQAAP, from the coding sequence TTGGCCACCGGCAGCGCGGTGGTCCTATCCGGGGTCATGGTCCCCGGCCAAGCTGCGGCGGCACCGCCGCCGGGGCAGGATTTCAACGTCACCACCGGTGATCTGGAATTCATCATCAAGCAGATCGATATTTCCGAAGCGCACGCCGAGGACACCATTCTCGAAGACGAGGATTCATCGCCGCTGTGCCAGACCGGCGCCACCTTCAACATCGCCGAACAGACGCATTACGACGTCGACGGCGACCCTTGCGTGGGCTCGCCGACGCTGCCGTTCGGGCTGCGGACCGTCGACGGCCGCTGGAACAACCTCATGCCCGGCCAGGACGGCTACGGAACCAGCGGGAAGGACTTTCCGCGGCTGCTTCCGGCCGATTTCAAGGATGCCGATCCGATTCCCGGCGGCGGCGCGCCAGGCGGCGCTCCGGGGACGCCGACCTCGTACAAGAGCACCGACGGGGAGTTCGTCTACGACGCGGAACCCCGCATCATCAGCAACTTGGTCGTCGACCAGACCACCGACAATCCTGCCGCGGTGGCAGCGTCCGAGCGGATTGAAGGATCCGGCCTCGTTGACGGCACCGCGTTCAGCCGAACGTATGGCACCACTTTGTTCGACACCTCAGCTGCCATCAGCAAGGCCAACTACAACCCAAGCGTACCGGTGGTCTACATAGCGCGAGCAGACGACTACTCCGACGCGCTGGCAGCAGGACCGGCGGCTACGGCGAGCGGCGGACCGCTGCTGCTGGTCAATTCAAACAGCATTCCCGCATCCATCCGGACCCAACTGGCCCGGCTCCAGCCGCAGCGGATCGTGGTTGTCGGTGGTGATGTGGCTGTTACGGCCACCGTCGCCACTACACTCCAGCAATTCACGGCAGGAGCGGTGACCCGCCAGGCCGGGACAACCCGCTACGACACCGCGGCGGCCATCAGCCGGGCCAACCATCCCGATGGTGCGTCGAAGGTGTTCATCGCCACGGGCCTGAATTTCCCGGATGCGCTGGCGGCCGCGGCCCCTGCGGCCAGGGACGGGAATCCCGTCCTCCTGGTCACCAGGGACGGCATCCCTGCGGCCACCGCCACCGAACTGGACCGGCTGAATCCCTCCGAGATAGTCGTTCTCGGCGGGCCGAGGGCAGTCAGCGAGCCGGTCTTCAACGAGTTGAACGGCCGGGACGGCGCGACGGTCACCCGGATCGGCGGAACCACCCTGTACGACACGGCCGCCATGATCTCGGCCGAACACTACGCACCGGGCGTGGACACCGTCTATCTCACCACCGGGGAGAACTTCCCGGACGCACTTTCCGGTTCACCTGCCGCGGGCAAACAGGGTGCCCCCATCCTGCTGGTGCCCAGGAGCGGCTCAGTCCCGGCCAGTGTTGCTGCCGAACTGCAGCGGCTCAAGGCTAAAAGAGCCATTATCCTCGGCGGCCCGCTGGCCGTCAGCGCAGGGGTGGAAGACGAGCTGGCCGGCTTGGTCGGGGGTTCGGAAATGTTTATCCCCGACATTGCTACCGATGAGGGCCTCTCGGCTTCCGTCACAAGCTTCTTCACGTTCTTTGGGCAGTTCTTCGACCACGGTCTGGACCAGGTCTCCAAGGGCGGCAACGGCACCATCGTGGTCCCGCTGCAGCCCGATGATCCGCTGTATGAGGAGGGCTCCCGCACCAACTTCCTGACTCTCTCCCGCGCCACCATCGGCGAGGACGGCAGCCAGGAGCATATCAACCGCACCACCCCGTTCGTCGACCAGAACCAGACCTACACTTCGCACCCCTCGCACCAGGCGTTCCTCCGAGAGTATGTGGCCGGAGAAAACGGGCCCGAGGTCACCGGTAAACTGCTCAACGGCGCCGGCGGTGAAGGCGTGGCCACTTGGAACGATGTCAAGAACCAAGCCCGTACTGTCCTCGGCATCAACCTGACGGACATGGACGTCCTGAACGTACCGATGCTGCGGATGGATCCGTACGGCCATTTTGTGCCCGGCCCGAACGGCTATCCGCAACTGGTCCTCGAAGACGGCACCATGATCGAGGGCGATCCTGCCAATGGCGGTGTTGCCGTACCGGAGAACGTAATCCGCGTAAACCAGGCGTTCCTGGACGACATTGCCCATGGTGCTACGCCAAATCCGCCGAGCGGTTACGACGCCGAACTGCTGGGCAGCCATTTCGCCACCGGCGACGGACGCGGCAACGAGAACATCGCCCTGACAGCTGTGCACCATGTGTTCCATTCGGAGCATAACCGGGTCATGGAACAGATCGATGATTTCCTGCAGAACGAGGCACCGGCCGAGCTCCGGGACCGCTACATGGCCGAGGACGGCATTTGGGACTACGGCGAGCGGCTGTTCCAAGCGGCACGCTTCTTTACGGAGATGCAGTACCAGCATCTCGTTTTCGAAGAGTTTGCCCGCCGCATCCAGCCGAATATCGATCCAACCACCCTGAATGAGAATTCCTACATGCCGGATGTCGACCCGGCGATCGTCGCGGAATTCGCACACGTGGTCTACCGGTTCGGGCATTCATTGCTGACCGAGGACATCCGGCGCGAGGTCAACGGCGAGATGGAGGACATCCCGCTCTTCGACGGCTTCCTGAACCCGCAAGGTTACCTGACAGCACCGGACGGCACCGCGCTGTCACCGAATGAGGCTGCCGGTTCCATCATCCGGGGCACCACGCATCAGACGGCCAACGCCATCGACGAATTCGTGACCGATACGTTGCGAAACCAACTGCTGGGACTGCCGCTGGATCTGGTCACGATCAATATGCTGCGGGCACGCGAGACCGGTGTTCCGTCCCTGCAGGTGGCACGCCAAACGTTCTACGAAGATTCGCGGCATCCGGAACTTGCCCCGTACACCAGCTGGGAGGACTTCCGGCTCGCCATGAAGAATCCGGAGTCCATCCTGAACTTCGTGGCCGCCTACGGAATCCACCCATCGCTGGACGTTGACACGCTGGATTCAAAGCGTGCCGCGGCGGCGCTGCTCATCGAGGACGAGGCGTTCATGACCGCCCCGGCCGCGGAAACCGGTGTCAACGACATCGACTTCTGGATGGGCGGCCTGGCTGAAAAGCCGTTCGTTTTCGGTGGCATGCTGGGTACCACCTTCAACGTGGTGTTCGAACAGCAGCTGGAAAACCTGCAGAACGGCGACCGTTTCTACTACCTGACCAGGAATCTGGGCAACTCCTTGTTTCACACGCTGGAGGCGAACTCGTTCTCCCAGTTGATCCTGCGGAACACTGCCGCAGACAAGCTGCCCCACGACGTCTTCGCTGCAGCCCAGGCGACCTTCGACCTAAGCGAGCCGGCAGTGGATCTCGCCGCCGCCGGGCTGCAGGAGCTGGACGGATGGTCCCGCTTTACCGGCGGGGAACATACCACCATGCAGGGAACAGATAGCAACGACAGCCTCCGGGGCGGCATCGGCGACGACTCGTTCTGGGGCCGGGCCGGCAACGACCGGATTGAAGGCGACGACGGCGCCGATGCCCTGATGGGCGGCGACGGCGATGACATCCTGACCGATCTCAACGGCGACGACAGGCTCCAGGGTGAGGCCGGCAACGACGCCCTGGCCGGCGGGCCCGGTGTTGCGGACCTGCTGTTCGGCGGCTCCGGACAGGACTTCATCCTCGGCGGCAATGACAATTCCACGGTCTTTGGCGGACTGGGTAACGACTTCATTCTTGGCTCCACCGGCCCGGATAACCTCCGCGGCGATGAGGGGGACGATTGGATCGAAGGCGGTCCGGGCGGCAGCGATCTGTTGGTCGGCGATCTGAGCAACACCATGATGAACGATCCGGCCCTGTGGCACGGCGGGCACGACGTCCTCAACGGCGGCTCCGGCAACGCGGACCACGATGCCGAAGGCGGCGACGACATCATGGTCGCTGGCACCGGGACGGAGCGGTTCGGCGGGATGCTCGGCTTCGACTGGGTGACCTTCAAGGACAACAGGTTCCCGGCCAGGGTCGACATGGACAGGCTGCAGATCGTGCCCGAAGTCGAGTCGGGCATCCGCGACAGGTACCTCGGCGTCGAGGCGGTCGCCGGCTGGAACAGCAACGACGTGATCCGCGGCTCCCAGTCGGAAGATGACCTCGTCGCTCCGGAAATCGGCACCCTCGGGTACGGTCACCGACTGACCCAGGAACATCTGGACCGGATAGCCGGTCTGCGCGACCTGCTCGGTGGTGGCGAGCTGCCCGAATACGCCCTGCCGTTCCTCGACGGCCAGCCCACCACGCCGGACGATTTCAACAACAACATCCTGTTAGCCGGTGCGGGCAGCGACCTCGTCGAACCCCGCCTCGGCCGCAACTTTGTCGACGGCGACGCCTGGCTGGACGTGAACGTTGTCTGGCGGCCCGCCGATGGTGCAGTAGCCGAAAGGGCCAAGTCGATCTCTGCCTTCTCGGAGCGGATCTTCAACCGGACCATCAGCCCGGTCGATCTGTTCATTGAGCGCAGTGTTGTCGGCGCCGACGCCAACCAGGCTGATGCCACCGATACGATCGTCTACGCGGAAACCCGCGACGAGTTCGAGATCGAGCAGCTGTCCGATGGCGTCATCCGGGTCACCAGTGTTGCCAATCCCGGTATCCGCCAGGACATTCTGCGCAACGTCGAGCAACTGCAGTTCAGCGATGAAACTGTGGACGTCTCTGACGGTGTTGAAGCACCGGTTGAACTGCCCGCCGGAACGGTCAACCTCAATGTGGGCGACCTCGTGGAAGGGCAGACGGTAAACGCAACGGCGGAGATCCCCGATCCGGAAGTCACGGACCTCCGGTTCGAACTCCAGATCGTTGACCCCGGCACGGGCGAAGCAGCCACCACCCAGGATGGAACCACCGGCAATTTCCTGCTCGGCGAAGCTGAAGTCGGCTTCACTGTCCAGGTGGTCGTCACCTACACCGGAGGCGACGGAACCCCCGTCCAGTTGGTTTCCGAACCGACTGTGAATGAGGTTCAGGCGGCGCCGTAA